One window from the genome of Pedococcus badiiscoriae encodes:
- a CDS encoding SAV_6107 family HEPN domain-containing protein encodes MGARSALGAPTGAAATLDLLDRARHSLLEACQSEEIARRYDQAQLGALRAAAAVVATRSTSAHPSTGQSGPRSLWELLPTVAPELSEWAGFFDVVGARRHHDHSAREADDLLRQSELFLDLVCRTLGLPVPRSTHDHLLVPTLVTSTVGTGSGP; translated from the coding sequence ATGGGCGCCCGCAGTGCCCTGGGGGCACCGACCGGAGCCGCTGCCACGCTCGACCTGCTCGACCGGGCACGGCACTCGCTGCTCGAGGCCTGCCAGAGCGAGGAGATCGCCCGACGCTATGACCAGGCCCAGCTCGGGGCCCTGCGCGCCGCTGCCGCCGTGGTCGCCACCCGGAGCACCTCCGCCCACCCGTCCACCGGTCAGTCGGGTCCACGCAGCCTCTGGGAGCTGCTGCCCACCGTCGCGCCGGAGCTCTCCGAGTGGGCCGGGTTCTTCGACGTCGTGGGGGCTCGCCGCCACCACGACCACAGCGCGCGCGAGGCCGACGACCTGCTGCGCCAGTCCGAGCTCTTTCTCGACCTCGTCTGCCGGACCCTGGGCCTGCCCGTGCCCAGGTCGACCCACGACCACCTGCTGGTGCCCACGCTGGTGACCAGCACGGTGGGCACGGGGTCGGGACCGTGA
- a CDS encoding DNA polymerase III subunit alpha, translated as MSAEFAHLHVASGFSMRYGTSTPQALVERAAQHRQPILALTDRDGLYGAIRFVQAATAAGIAPVLGVDLGVGPDGGPGVTGPGATGTGVAPRTPVRGGAERDARHPRVTVLARGRAAGLPAGVGWAALCRLVTQTHLRGERGVPVSSAAVIAAACGGPAVSGEPSPLVVLLGPDSDVGRALLAKRIDRARELLAAWRRRLPPDAVVIEVVCHGGPEGTPASRSHARRLLGLADEQGVPAVLTAAVRHVDPGESAVVDVLDAARRLVALDTRHLDRVTDAAHLATTDTMHGIAREVTGDRARADELVGRTLSLGLGCAQSARHDLGIGSVHLPEPDRVGVEPGMSAQVVLEQRCRAAVATRYPGAGERDLMAVESRLTDELKVIAELGYPTYFLTVAEVVDLIHDMGVRVAARGSGAGSLVNYLLGISGVDPIRYRLLMERFCSPLRAELPDIDIDVESARRTEVYERVLDRFGGERVTCVSMMDTYKVRHAIRDVGAALGLPPVEIDEIAKAFPHIRARDARNAIAELPELRARGLDSPRLRALFDLVERLDGLPRHIALHPCGVILSDGSLLDRTPVEASWLGFPMSQFDKDDVETLGLLKLDVLGIRMQSAMAHAVQEVERVDGVRVDLDDQTQVPLDDEATFRLIRTSHTLGCFQIESPGQRELIGKFGPERFEDLVIDISLFRPGPVKSDMITPFLEARHGWKDVSYLHPTLIEALRETEGVVVFHEQVLMIVAETTGVSLAQADEVRRALGTPRGQLEIEAWWRPAAAARGYAPAEVDRIWEVLKAFASFGFCKAHAAAFALPTYHSAWLKTHHAAAFLAGVLTHDPGMYPKRLILDDARSLGIAVLGLDVNVSTGSYRIERLDRCDSSGFVPPHPDLPDASDYGIRLSLADVRGINDAEVARIVAGQPYAGLADFWHRAHVSRPIAERLVLAGGFDSLYGMQVASAGIGPGGLGRRGRTTRRDLLLHVAELDRYGRALDRSARRAGPRRPRGSRLLPAADQALEGGQVRARAAAQSQAALPVRTADQQPTQLALDLGDRPELTSGTGLPELSGPERVRAELDILGLDASAHVVDFYAPMLEALGVTRSRDLLRARSRSTVWACGVKVATQTPPIRSGRRVVFLTLDDSTGPIDATFFEDVQGPYAATVFHSWMLLVRGVVRRTGPRGISLRATGAWELTPLWEAWRGGGLEAVYAAMDASERTATEQAEALEAAHQQQVSGGRRVLVHASGFRQSPYADTRPPGEDVRGSHRLGQGVVVPDERGAEQFAPPRKLWHSSPGSSGH; from the coding sequence GTGAGCGCCGAGTTCGCCCACCTGCACGTCGCGTCGGGGTTCTCGATGCGCTACGGCACCTCCACGCCCCAGGCGCTGGTCGAGCGCGCCGCCCAGCATCGTCAGCCGATTCTCGCGCTCACCGACCGCGATGGTCTCTACGGCGCGATCCGCTTCGTCCAGGCAGCCACCGCGGCCGGCATCGCGCCCGTCCTGGGGGTCGACCTCGGGGTGGGCCCAGATGGGGGTCCAGGGGTGACGGGTCCAGGGGCGACGGGTACGGGGGTGGCGCCTCGGACGCCGGTCCGGGGCGGCGCCGAGCGCGATGCCCGCCACCCGCGGGTCACGGTGCTCGCGCGGGGGCGTGCGGCCGGGCTGCCCGCCGGGGTGGGGTGGGCGGCACTGTGTCGGTTGGTCACCCAGACCCACCTGCGTGGTGAGCGGGGAGTGCCCGTGAGCTCCGCAGCCGTGATCGCAGCGGCCTGTGGCGGTCCTGCGGTGAGCGGGGAGCCCAGTCCGCTCGTGGTGCTGCTCGGCCCGGACTCCGACGTGGGACGGGCGCTGCTGGCCAAGCGCATCGACCGGGCCCGAGAACTGCTGGCCGCCTGGAGACGTCGTCTGCCACCGGACGCCGTCGTCATCGAGGTGGTCTGTCACGGGGGACCCGAGGGCACCCCGGCATCGCGCAGCCATGCCCGGCGGCTGCTGGGACTTGCCGACGAGCAGGGGGTTCCCGCAGTGCTCACCGCGGCGGTGCGCCACGTCGACCCGGGGGAGTCGGCTGTGGTCGACGTGCTCGACGCCGCGCGACGGCTGGTCGCCCTCGACACCCGGCACCTCGACCGCGTCACCGACGCAGCCCACCTGGCGACGACCGACACGATGCATGGCATCGCCCGCGAGGTCACCGGCGACCGGGCGCGCGCCGACGAGCTCGTCGGGCGGACCCTGTCCCTCGGGCTCGGCTGTGCCCAGAGCGCCCGCCACGACCTGGGCATCGGGTCGGTTCACCTGCCCGAACCCGATCGGGTGGGGGTCGAACCCGGCATGAGTGCCCAGGTGGTGCTCGAGCAGCGGTGCCGCGCGGCAGTGGCGACGCGCTACCCCGGGGCGGGTGAGCGCGACCTGATGGCCGTGGAGAGCCGGCTCACCGACGAGCTCAAGGTCATCGCGGAGCTGGGCTACCCGACCTACTTCCTCACCGTCGCCGAGGTCGTCGACCTCATCCACGACATGGGGGTCCGGGTCGCGGCTCGCGGCTCGGGAGCCGGGTCGCTGGTCAACTACCTGCTCGGGATCAGCGGCGTCGACCCGATCCGCTACCGCCTGCTGATGGAGCGGTTCTGTTCGCCTCTGCGGGCCGAGCTGCCCGACATCGACATCGACGTGGAGTCGGCCCGCCGCACCGAGGTCTACGAGCGGGTCCTCGACCGGTTCGGCGGTGAGCGGGTCACCTGCGTGTCGATGATGGACACCTACAAGGTGCGACACGCCATCCGGGACGTCGGGGCGGCGCTCGGGCTGCCGCCGGTGGAGATCGACGAGATCGCCAAGGCGTTCCCACACATCCGCGCGCGGGACGCCCGCAACGCCATCGCCGAGCTGCCCGAGCTGCGCGCGCGGGGTCTGGACAGTCCTCGGCTGCGTGCCCTGTTCGACCTCGTCGAACGGCTCGACGGGCTGCCCCGCCACATCGCGCTGCACCCCTGTGGGGTGATCCTGTCCGACGGCAGCCTGCTCGACCGGACGCCGGTGGAGGCGAGCTGGCTGGGTTTCCCGATGAGCCAGTTCGACAAGGACGACGTCGAGACGCTCGGGCTGCTCAAGCTCGACGTCCTCGGCATCCGGATGCAGTCGGCGATGGCCCACGCCGTGCAGGAGGTGGAGCGGGTCGACGGAGTGCGGGTCGACCTCGACGACCAGACCCAGGTGCCGCTCGACGACGAGGCGACGTTCCGGCTGATCCGCACCAGCCACACCCTCGGCTGCTTCCAGATCGAGAGCCCCGGACAGCGTGAGCTGATCGGCAAGTTCGGCCCGGAGCGGTTCGAGGACCTCGTGATCGACATCTCGCTGTTCCGGCCAGGCCCGGTGAAGTCCGACATGATCACGCCGTTCCTCGAGGCCCGCCACGGCTGGAAGGACGTCAGCTACCTCCACCCCACGCTCATCGAGGCCCTGCGGGAGACCGAGGGCGTCGTCGTCTTCCACGAGCAGGTGCTGATGATCGTCGCGGAGACGACCGGGGTGTCGCTGGCCCAGGCCGACGAGGTGCGTCGGGCGCTCGGCACCCCCAGGGGACAGCTCGAGATCGAGGCCTGGTGGCGACCAGCCGCCGCGGCCCGCGGCTACGCACCGGCCGAGGTCGACCGGATCTGGGAGGTGCTCAAGGCGTTCGCGTCGTTCGGGTTCTGCAAGGCACACGCCGCAGCCTTCGCCCTGCCGACCTACCACTCGGCGTGGCTCAAGACCCACCACGCCGCCGCGTTCCTCGCCGGGGTGCTCACCCACGACCCGGGCATGTATCCCAAGCGCCTCATCCTCGACGACGCCCGGAGCCTGGGCATCGCGGTGCTCGGCCTCGACGTCAACGTCTCGACCGGCAGCTACCGCATCGAGCGCCTGGACCGCTGCGACTCCTCGGGGTTCGTCCCGCCGCACCCCGACCTGCCCGATGCCAGCGACTACGGCATCAGGCTGTCCTTGGCCGACGTCCGCGGCATCAACGACGCCGAGGTGGCGCGCATCGTCGCCGGGCAGCCCTATGCCGGGCTGGCCGACTTCTGGCACCGCGCCCATGTCTCGCGCCCGATCGCCGAACGCCTTGTCCTCGCCGGGGGGTTCGACAGCCTCTACGGCATGCAGGTGGCCTCCGCCGGCATCGGTCCGGGAGGTCTGGGCCGGCGGGGCCGGACCACCCGGCGTGACCTGCTGCTGCACGTCGCCGAGCTCGACCGTTACGGCCGGGCGCTGGACCGTTCCGCGCGTCGGGCGGGACCACGCCGGCCCAGGGGGAGCCGCCTCCTGCCGGCGGCGGACCAGGCCCTCGAGGGCGGTCAGGTGCGGGCCCGGGCGGCGGCGCAGTCACAGGCAGCGTTGCCGGTGCGGACAGCCGACCAGCAGCCGACCCAGCTCGCACTCGACCTCGGTGACCGACCCGAGCTCACCAGTGGCACCGGCCTGCCCGAGCTGAGCGGTCCCGAGCGCGTTCGTGCCGAGCTCGACATCCTCGGCCTCGACGCGAGTGCCCACGTGGTCGACTTCTACGCTCCGATGCTCGAGGCTCTCGGCGTCACCCGCAGCCGCGACCTGTTGCGGGCGCGCAGCCGCTCCACCGTGTGGGCGTGCGGGGTCAAGGTCGCCACCCAGACGCCGCCGATCCGCTCAGGGCGGCGGGTCGTCTTCCTCACCCTCGACGACTCCACCGGGCCGATCGATGCGACCTTCTTCGAGGATGTCCAAGGCCCGTACGCCGCCACGGTCTTCCACTCCTGGATGCTGCTCGTGCGTGGTGTGGTGCGTCGCACCGGCCCGCGGGGGATCTCGCTGCGGGCGACGGGTGCGTGGGAGCTCACCCCGTTGTGGGAAGCGTGGCGAGGGGGTGGCCTCGAGGCGGTGTATGCCGCGATGGACGCCAGTGAGCGCACCGCGACCGAGCAGGCGGAAGCGTTGGAAGCGGCCCACCAGCAGCAGGTGAGCGGGGGGCGCCGGGTCTTGGTGCACGCCTCGGGCTTCCGACAGTCGCCCTACGCCGACACCAGGCCTCCGGGGGAGGACGTGCGGGGGTCGCACCGGCTGGGCCAGGGGGTGGTGGTGCCCGACGAGAGAGGGGCCGAGCAGTTCGCCCCACCGCGCAAGCTGTGGCACTCGAGCCCCGGCAGCTCCGGTCACTGA
- a CDS encoding DUF3040 domain-containing protein, with amino-acid sequence MPLSEHEQQLLSQMEQALYAEDPKFASQMQGAGARASARRRMAVGVVGVVAGLALVLVGVNTTMWIGAIGFALMVGAVAFALTPPRRKAALGTVQPDGTVRRATPTKSKTPRSGGSFMHRIEERWDRRRDDGF; translated from the coding sequence GTGCCGCTCTCCGAGCACGAACAGCAGCTGCTTTCGCAGATGGAGCAGGCGCTGTATGCCGAGGACCCCAAGTTCGCGTCGCAGATGCAGGGCGCTGGCGCGCGTGCCTCGGCGCGTCGGCGGATGGCTGTCGGAGTGGTGGGGGTCGTGGCCGGTCTGGCCCTCGTCCTGGTCGGCGTGAACACCACGATGTGGATCGGCGCGATCGGCTTCGCGTTGATGGTCGGTGCGGTCGCCTTCGCGCTGACGCCGCCGCGCCGCAAGGCGGCCCTCGGCACCGTCCAGCCCGATGGCACGGTGCGTCGAGCCACCCCGACCAAGTCGAAGACCCCCCGCTCGGGTGGCTCGTTCATGCACCGCATCGAGGAGCGCTGGGACCGCCGGCGCGACGACGGCTTCTGA
- a CDS encoding DUF7455 domain-containing protein produces MTTALAPSLNAADRCDRCGAQAYVRARLHAGGELLFCAHHGREHLPKLREHADIQDETERLQETPPVAALEER; encoded by the coding sequence GTGACCACTGCACTGGCACCCTCATTGAACGCGGCCGACCGCTGCGACCGTTGCGGCGCCCAGGCCTACGTGCGCGCTCGCCTTCACGCTGGTGGCGAGCTGCTGTTCTGCGCGCACCACGGACGCGAGCACCTGCCCAAGCTGCGCGAGCACGCCGACATCCAGGACGAGACCGAGCGGCTCCAGGAGACGCCCCCGGTCGCTGCCCTCGAGGAGCGGTAG
- a CDS encoding methyltransferase domain-containing protein, with protein MAEEQWRTRRGGVETALRTSAVWASVSTLIERRQAELGRPLRVLDLGGGTGGLAVPLAELGHEVIVVDPSPDALASLSRRSAERGVADRITSLQGDADSLAHVVGDQPVDLVCCHGTLEVVDDPEATLAALAGVLAPGGYLSLVAAGRLAVVLARALAGQFAQAHTALTSADGRWGTADPLPRRFDAAELQALVEQTGLTVEDVHGVRLFSDLVPSALIDSDADRIALLELEQVASRHPDFGFLGQLGAAVHVLARR; from the coding sequence GTGGCCGAAGAGCAGTGGCGGACCCGACGCGGCGGCGTCGAGACAGCCCTGCGCACCTCGGCGGTCTGGGCCTCGGTGAGCACCCTCATCGAGCGCCGGCAGGCCGAGCTGGGGCGCCCCCTGCGGGTCCTGGACCTCGGCGGCGGGACCGGTGGGCTCGCCGTGCCGCTGGCCGAGCTCGGCCACGAGGTCATCGTCGTCGACCCGAGTCCGGACGCCCTCGCCTCGTTGTCGAGGCGCAGCGCCGAGCGCGGCGTGGCGGACCGGATCACCTCCCTGCAGGGCGACGCCGACTCCCTCGCCCACGTCGTGGGCGACCAACCGGTCGACCTGGTCTGCTGCCACGGCACCCTCGAGGTCGTCGATGACCCCGAGGCCACGCTCGCGGCGCTGGCAGGCGTCCTGGCGCCCGGTGGCTACCTCAGCCTGGTGGCCGCGGGGCGGCTCGCCGTCGTCCTGGCCAGGGCACTGGCCGGCCAGTTCGCCCAGGCCCACACGGCCCTGACCTCGGCAGACGGCCGCTGGGGCACCGCCGACCCGCTGCCGCGCCGGTTCGACGCGGCCGAGCTGCAGGCCCTCGTCGAGCAGACCGGGCTCACCGTCGAGGACGTCCACGGCGTGCGGCTGTTCAGTGACCTCGTGCCGTCGGCGCTCATCGACTCCGACGCCGACCGCATCGCGCTGCTCGAGCTCGAACAGGTCGCCAGCCGCCACCCCGACTTCGGCTTCCTCGGGCAGCTCGGCGCGGCCGTGCACGTCCTCGCTCGACGCTGA
- the dinB gene encoding DNA polymerase IV → MSRRQYALPQRGAEHPPDDTGCTVLHVDMDAFFASASLLSRPELVGTPVIIGGGGNRGVVLSATYEARKFGVASAMPMSRARRLCPTATVIAPDHHLYSQISAAVMATFETITPVVEPLSLDEAFLDVSGSVRRLGSPAKIGQLIRDTVHDEQGITCSVGVAPTKFVAKLASGLAKPDGMVVVPRDEVVTFVQQLPVGALWGVGDKTEETLLRLGLHTVADIAHTPLDTLRRALGESAGPHLHDLAWGRDPRHVETQRRERSIGSDETFEFDVDDPAYIHRQLLKLSDRTAARVRSAGVLGRTVSIKVRFSDFTTITRSRTLRDPTDVSREIFDTAKSLYDALGLQRARIRLVGVRMEGLVESVGAPIQGTLDEPDHGWRDADRAVDRASARFGAGSVRPASLIPDRDQAKQRDRPRDRPRDRPRDGGGDKDRDQPRPGPAHG, encoded by the coding sequence ATGAGCCGGCGCCAGTACGCGCTCCCGCAGCGTGGGGCGGAGCACCCACCCGACGACACCGGGTGCACCGTCCTGCACGTCGACATGGACGCGTTCTTCGCCTCGGCGTCGCTGCTCAGCCGCCCCGAGCTCGTGGGCACCCCCGTCATCATCGGCGGTGGTGGCAACCGCGGCGTCGTCCTCTCGGCCACCTACGAGGCCCGGAAGTTCGGCGTGGCCTCGGCGATGCCCATGTCGCGCGCGCGGCGGCTGTGTCCCACAGCGACCGTCATCGCCCCCGACCACCACCTCTACAGCCAGATCTCGGCCGCCGTCATGGCGACCTTCGAGACCATCACCCCGGTGGTGGAGCCGCTCTCCCTCGACGAGGCATTCCTCGACGTGTCCGGGTCGGTGCGCAGGCTGGGCAGCCCCGCGAAGATCGGCCAGCTCATCCGCGACACGGTTCATGACGAACAGGGGATCACCTGCTCGGTGGGCGTCGCCCCCACGAAGTTCGTCGCCAAGCTCGCCTCGGGACTGGCCAAGCCGGACGGCATGGTCGTCGTGCCTCGCGACGAGGTGGTCACCTTCGTCCAGCAGCTCCCCGTCGGCGCCCTGTGGGGAGTGGGGGACAAGACCGAGGAGACGCTGCTGCGCCTCGGGCTGCACACGGTCGCCGACATCGCCCACACACCCCTGGACACGCTGCGCCGGGCCCTCGGCGAGAGTGCGGGGCCGCACCTGCACGACCTGGCCTGGGGCCGCGACCCGCGCCACGTCGAGACCCAGCGCCGCGAACGCAGCATCGGCTCGGACGAGACGTTCGAGTTCGACGTCGACGACCCGGCATACATCCACCGGCAGCTGCTCAAGCTGAGCGACCGCACCGCGGCGCGGGTCCGGTCGGCTGGCGTGCTCGGCCGCACCGTCTCGATCAAGGTGCGGTTCTCCGACTTCACCACCATCACCCGCAGCCGGACGCTGCGTGACCCCACCGACGTGAGCCGCGAGATCTTCGACACCGCCAAGAGCCTCTACGACGCGCTGGGGCTGCAGCGGGCCCGGATCCGCTTGGTCGGGGTGCGCATGGAGGGCCTCGTCGAGAGCGTGGGTGCGCCCATCCAGGGCACCCTGGACGAGCCGGACCACGGCTGGCGGGACGCCGACCGGGCCGTCGACCGGGCCAGTGCGCGTTTCGGCGCCGGCAGCGTGCGACCGGCGAGCCTGATCCCCGACCGTGACCAGGCAAAACAGCGTGACAGGCCCCGCGACAGGCCCCGCGACAGGCCCCGTGACGGCGGAGGGGACAAAGATCGCGATCAGCCCAGACCCGGCCCGGCCCACGGGTAG
- a CDS encoding DUF6504 family protein, translated as MVRRYEEPIEVREGAREDVTPGLGEVAGRGPDAFVWRGRLYVVRAVLDRWQERRPWWRDARGREGSDVLTDARERQVWRVEASAGRLAGTGVYDLCADPASVSSQWRLLRVAD; from the coding sequence GTGGTCCGCCGCTACGAAGAGCCCATCGAGGTCCGGGAGGGCGCTCGCGAGGACGTGACCCCGGGCCTGGGAGAGGTGGCGGGGCGCGGGCCGGACGCCTTCGTCTGGCGTGGCCGGCTCTATGTCGTCCGGGCCGTGCTCGACCGGTGGCAGGAGCGGCGGCCGTGGTGGCGCGATGCCCGTGGACGGGAGGGCAGCGACGTGCTCACCGACGCACGGGAGCGGCAGGTCTGGCGGGTCGAGGCGAGCGCCGGCCGACTCGCCGGGACCGGGGTCTACGACCTGTGCGCCGACCCTGCGAGCGTCAGCAGTCAGTGGCGGCTGCTGAGGGTGGCGGACTGA
- a CDS encoding YbaK/EbsC family protein, which translates to MTASDASTSAPDLTGHPAVRRVLETLAVHHVVPEVVTLPDAARTAAAAAAALGITPAEIANSLVFRAHAPDGTVSPMLILTSGAHKVDLVKVADLVDDVDHLDRADADFVLEATGFTIGGVAPVGHRTQVPTLVDVSLSRYRHVWAAAGHSHTVFRTTYEELLRVTGGHAIEVA; encoded by the coding sequence ATGACAGCGTCCGACGCGTCGACGTCGGCCCCCGACCTGACCGGGCACCCTGCCGTCCGCAGGGTGCTCGAGACCCTCGCCGTGCACCACGTCGTCCCGGAGGTGGTGACCCTCCCCGACGCCGCGCGCACGGCGGCCGCCGCGGCTGCCGCGCTGGGCATCACTCCCGCCGAGATCGCCAACTCACTCGTCTTCAGGGCGCACGCCCCGGACGGCACGGTCAGCCCGATGCTCATCCTCACGTCGGGCGCGCACAAGGTCGACCTGGTCAAGGTCGCCGACCTCGTCGACGACGTCGACCACCTCGACCGGGCCGACGCCGACTTCGTCCTCGAAGCGACCGGGTTCACCATCGGGGGCGTGGCGCCGGTCGGCCACCGCACCCAGGTCCCCACCCTCGTCGACGTCTCGCTCAGCCGCTACCGCCACGTCTGGGCGGCCGCCGGCCACAGCCACACCGTCTTCCGCACGACCTACGAAGAGCTG
- a CDS encoding DUF456 domain-containing protein, whose protein sequence is MEATVWVPAVLILIGMVGIVIPVIPGLALCLAGVLVWAIDTSSTLGWSVFALCAVLYLAGLALQYAVPGRRLREAGVRTSTLVLAVLLAVVGFFVIPVVGAAIGFVLGIYLVELGHSRDRVGAWTSTKAALKAVFLSMGIELLAALAIATTWIVGVLVSRA, encoded by the coding sequence GTGGAGGCCACTGTCTGGGTCCCCGCCGTCCTGATCCTGATCGGGATGGTGGGGATCGTCATTCCCGTCATCCCCGGCCTGGCGCTGTGCCTGGCCGGCGTGCTCGTGTGGGCCATCGACACGAGCAGCACGCTCGGCTGGTCGGTGTTCGCGCTCTGCGCGGTCCTCTACCTCGCCGGGCTGGCGCTGCAGTATGCCGTGCCCGGCCGGCGGCTGCGCGAGGCCGGCGTCCGCACGTCGACCCTCGTCCTCGCGGTGCTGCTGGCCGTCGTGGGGTTCTTCGTCATCCCCGTGGTCGGTGCGGCGATCGGGTTCGTGCTCGGGATCTACCTCGTGGAGCTGGGCCACTCCCGGGACCGCGTCGGAGCCTGGACCTCGACAAAGGCCGCACTGAAGGCGGTGTTCCTGTCGATGGGGATCGAGCTGCTCGCAGCCCTCGCCATTGCGACGACCTGGATCGTCGGCGTGCTGGTCAGCAGGGCCTGA